The following coding sequences lie in one Angustibacter luteus genomic window:
- a CDS encoding class I SAM-dependent methyltransferase has translation MGVYAEHVLPRVINVSCGSKELDPLRAKVCGGLVEEVVEIGFGSGLNVPFYPTAVTRVAAVDPAGVGWRLAADRLARSAVPVERAGLDGAALPFPDHSFDTAVSTWTLCTIPDVGAALAELRRVLRPGGALHFLEHGLAPDEQVRVWQRRLEPLQKRLFGGCHLTRPVASTLADAGFAVTSLESFYQKGVPRFGGAFSLGVATSS, from the coding sequence GTGGGTGTCTACGCCGAGCACGTCCTGCCGCGGGTCATCAACGTCAGCTGCGGCTCGAAGGAGCTGGACCCGTTGCGCGCCAAGGTCTGTGGTGGTCTCGTCGAGGAGGTCGTGGAGATCGGCTTCGGCTCGGGGCTCAACGTCCCGTTCTACCCGACCGCCGTGACCCGGGTGGCGGCCGTCGACCCGGCCGGGGTCGGCTGGCGGCTGGCCGCCGACCGGCTCGCGCGGTCCGCCGTCCCTGTCGAGCGGGCCGGCCTGGACGGCGCGGCGCTGCCGTTCCCGGACCACTCGTTCGACACGGCCGTCTCGACCTGGACGCTCTGCACGATCCCGGACGTCGGCGCGGCCTTGGCCGAGCTGCGCCGGGTGCTGCGACCGGGCGGCGCCCTGCACTTCCTGGAGCACGGCCTCGCACCGGACGAGCAGGTGCGGGTCTGGCAGCGCCGGCTGGAGCCGCTGCAGAAGCGGCTGTTCGGTGGGTGCCACCTGACCCGGCCGGTCGCCTCGACGCTGGCCGATGCCGGATTCGCCGTGACGAGCCTGGAGTCCTTCTACCA